A genome region from Erigeron canadensis isolate Cc75 chromosome 3, C_canadensis_v1, whole genome shotgun sequence includes the following:
- the LOC122594063 gene encoding O-fucosyltransferase 8: protein MGKQDQSSMKQGDAFSYQKTVFHGGLRSNSMKLGSFNKGGGNYKRHNWAHKHFSSIVFTVALMAFLFLLDSLMTSLFEPPSIAVQTSSVPGNLSTEMFGDDGNRSVVQMYGRLASMASNALVERELKQDESTYWKEPHHRSTVWSPCADRTESTSAGKLQRNTGYILVSANGGLNQQRVAVCNAVAVASLLNATLVIPRFLFSNVWKDPSQFGDIYQEEYFIKAFKDEVNIVKDLPPHLKSLDFKEIGSLITDADISKEATPVEYIEKILPLLSKNGVVHFLGYGNRLGFDPLPSELQRLRCKCNYHALRFVPKIQEIGSSLIRKIRKYDGPKNKLDKQLLGNVITDTQSNERDLDGEPLKYLALHLRFEVDMVAYSLCEFGGGEVEKAELQAYREDHFPLLMQRLKNSKLISAEELRSSGRCPLTPEESALVLAALGFNSETYIYLAGSQIYGGESRMRPLTNLYPHVITKEDLLSPSELAPFKNFSSQLAALDFIACATADVFAITDSGSQLSSLVSGFRTYYGGGRAPTLRPSKKRLAEILSENHTISWTNFEARVKKMITEAQAVRLRGWGRSIYKQPRCPECMCRFQ, encoded by the exons ATGGGGAAGCAAGATCAGTCGTCGATGAAACAAGGAGACGCGTTTAGTTATCAGAAAACGGTGTTTCATGGGGGGTTAAGGAGTAACTCTATGAAGTTGGGCTCTTTTAATAAAGGTGGTGGTAATTATAAAAGGCATAATTGGGCTCATAAACATTTTTCCTCCATTGTTTTCACTGTTGCATTGATggcttttcttttccttttggatTCTCTTATGACTTCTTTATTTGAACCACCTTCGATTGCTGTTCAAACTAGTTCCGTGCCTGGAAATTTGTCTACGGAGATG TTTGGAGATGATGGTAACAGAAGTGTGGTGCAGATGTATGGCCGCCTTGCAAGCATGGCTTCTAATGCTCTTGTAGAG AGAGAGCTTAAACAAGATGAATCAACATATTGGAAGGAACCCCATCATCGATCAACAGTATGGAGTCCTTGTGCAGATAGAACAGAATCAACAAGTGCCG GAAAATTACAACGCAACACTGGTTATATATTGGTTAGTGCAAATGGAGGTCTGAATCAACAACGGGTTGCT GTTTGCAATGCTGTAGCTGTGGCATCGTTATTAAATGCAACATTAGTTATTCCAAGGTTTCTTTTCAGCAACGTGTGGAAGGACCCCAG CCAGTTTGGTGATATATATCAAGAAGAATATTTCATAAAAGCGTTTAAGGATGAAGTTAATATCGTAAAGGATCTCCCTCCTCATTTGAAGTCACTAGACTTCAAAGAAATTGGTAGCCTG ATAACGGATGCAGATATCAGTAAGGAGGCAACACCAGTAGAATATATTGAGAAAATACTTCCTCTATTATCAAAAAATGGAGTTGTTCATTTCCTTGGATATGGGAATCGGCTTGGCTTTGATCCATTACCGTCTGAACTTCAG AGGCTAAGATGCAAATGCAATTATCATGCTTTGAGGTTTGTGCCTAAAATTCAAGAAATTGGTTCTTCGTTGATtagaaagataaggaaatatGATGGCCCGAAGAATAAATTAGATAAGCAGCTACTAGGAAATGTCATCACGGATACACAATCAAACGAACGTGATTTGGATGGGGAACCACTCAAGTATCTTGCTCTGCATTTGAGGTTTGAAGTTGATATGGTTGCCTACTCTCTATGCGAGTTTGGTGGGGGAGAAGTTGAGAAAGCTGAACTCCAAGCCTACCGAGAAGATCATTTTCCACTGCTCATGCAACGATTAAAGAATTCAAA GCTTATTTCTGCAGAAGAACTAAGGAGTTCAGGAAGATGTCCATTAACTCCAGAAGAATCTGCACTGGTTCTAGCTGCTCTTGGTTTTAACAGTGAGACATACATTTATCTTGCTGGGTCCCAGATATACGGAGGAGAGTCAAGGATGCGCCCGTTGACTAATCTGTATCCTCATGTGATCACAAAAGAGGATCTTCTCTCTCCGAGTGAACTTGCACCATTTAAGAACTTTTCTTCTCAG CTAGCAGCACTGGACTTCATTGCATGTGCCACTGCAGATGTATTTGCTATAACAGATTCAGGCAGCCAATTATCTTCGTTGGTCTCCGGTTTCCGAACATATTATGGTGGTGGCCGTGCCCCGACATTAAGACCCAGCAAGAAAAGACTTGCAGAAATTTTGTCAGAAAATCATACCATAAGTTGGACTAATTTTGAAGCAAGAGTGAAGAAGATGATCACAGAAGCACAAGCTGTGCGATTGAGAGGTTGGGGTAGAAGCATTTACAAACAACCAAGATGTCCTGAATGTATGTGCAGGTTTCAGTGA
- the LOC122592671 gene encoding nucleobase-ascorbate transporter 2, with the protein MAEAPKVEEISHLPTDQLQGLEYCIDSNPSWGEAIALGFQHYILSLGTAVMIPSFLVPLMGGTSGDKIRVVQTLLFVQGINTFLQTLFGTRLPAVVGGSWAFMVPIISIIHDSSLASIADDHMRFLATMRAIQGALIVASSVQIILGYSQLWAICSRFFSPVGMVPVIALAGFGLFDRGFPVVGRCVEFGIPMLVLFVLFSQYLKQFQAKQLPVLERFALLLTIAVIWAFAHLLTASGAYKHHPEQTQMHCRTDKAGLISAAPWIKIPYPLQWGAPTFEAGHAFGMMAAVLVSLVESTGAYKASARLASATPPPAHVLSRGIGWQGIGILLSGLFGTVTGSTVSVENVGLLGSTRVGSRRVIQISAGFMIFFSILGKFGALFASIPFPIFAAAYCVLFGLVASIGLSFLQFTNMNSMRNLFIVGVSFFLGLSIPEYFREYTAGALHGPSHTKAEWFNDFLNTIFFSSPTVALMVSVFLDNTLEFKDSARDRGMPWWAKFRSFKGDSRNEEFYTLPFNLNRFFPPS; encoded by the exons ATGGCAGAAGCTCCAAAAGTTGAGGAAATTAGTCATCTTCCAACTGACCAACTTCAGGGCTTAGAGTATTGTATTGACTCCAATCCTTCATGGG GGGAAGCCATAGCTTTAGGGTTTCAACATTACATCTTGTCTTTAGGGACAGCTGTCATGATTCCAAGTTTTCTTGTTCCTTTGATGGGTGGTACTTCT GGTGATAAGATTAGAGTGGTGCAAACATTGCTATTTGTTCAAGGGATTAACACATTTTTGCAAACCCTTTTCGGAACCCGATTACCTGCTGTAGTTGGAGGATCTTGGGCTTTTATGGTTCCTATAATCtcaatcattcatgattcttctCTTGCTTCGATTGCGGATGATCATATG AGATTTCTTGCTACAATGCGAGCTATACAAGGTGCGCTTATAGTAGCATCGAGTGTGCAGATTATCTTGGGGTATAGTCAGCTATGGGCTATATGTTCAAG ATTCTTTAGCCCTGTTGGTATGGTTCCAGTGATTGCTTTGGCAGGTTTTGGACTTTTTGACAGAGGATTTCCTGTG GTTGGACGATGTGTTGAATTTGGCATACCGATGCTAGTTCTTTTTGTCTTATTCTCTCAG TACTTAAAACAGTTTCAGGCAAAGCAACTGCCAGTATTGGAGCGGTTTGCACTTCTTTTGACCATAGCGGTGATATGGGCATTTGCTCATCTATTGACGGCTAGTGGTGCATATAAACATCATCCAGAACAGACTCAAATGCACTGCAGAACTGATAAAGCTGGTCTCATATCTGCTGCACCATG GATAAAGATTCCATACCCACTTCAATGGGGTGCGCCAACGTTTGAAGCAGGGCATGCTTTTGGGATGATGGCTGCAGTTTTAGTCTCCCTTGTTGAG TCAACAGGTGCATACAAGGCTTCAGCCCGCTTAGCAAGTGCCACACCTCCCCCTGCTCATGTTCTCAGTCGTGGCATCGGGTGGCAG GGGATCGGTATTCTATTAAGCGGTCTCTTTGGAACAGTAACTGGTTCAACCGTTTCAGT aGAAAACGTTGGCCTATTGGGAAGCACTCGTGTTGGTAGCCGAAGAGTCATTCAAATCTCAGCTGGTTTCATGATTTTCTTTTCAATACTAG GGAAATTTGGAGCTTTATTTGCCTCAATACCTTTCCCAATTTTTGCTGCGGCTTATTGTGTGCTATTTGGTCTTGTGG CTTCCATCGGGTTGTCATTCTTGCAGTTCACGAACATGAACTCTATGAGAAACTTGTTTATTGTGGGTGTGTCTTTCTTTCTTGGCTTGTCTATTCCCGAGTACTTTAGGGAATACACGGCTGGTGCTCTTCATGGTCCTTCACATACAAAAGCAGAATGG TTTAATGATTTCCTCAACACCATCTTCTTCTCCTCGCCAACAGTGGCGTTGATGGTGTCTGTGTTTCTTGACAACACGCTCGAGTTCAAAGACAGTGCAAGAGACAGAGGGATGCCATGGTGGGCAAAGTTTAGATCCTTCAAAGGTGATAGTCGAAATGAGGAGTTTTACACCCTTCCTTTCAATCTTAACCGGTTTTTCCCACCATCATGA